From the genome of Streptomyces sp. S4.7:
GGCCATCCGGATCGGCCAGCGGATGAAGTCCGAGTACTGCTTGACGATCTGGCGGATCTTCGATTCGGAGAGGTAGTCGGCAAGCCCGTCCTCGCTGTCGGCGGGCTTGAGGTGCAGGGTGACCGAGGTGCCCACGGGCAGCCCGTCGACGGCCTGGATGCCGTAGGTGCCCTCGCCGTCGGACTCCCACCGGGTGCCGGAGTCGGTGCCGGCCCGCCGGGTGCGCAGGGTGACCTTGTCGGCGACCATGAACGCCGAGTAGAAGCCGACGCCGAACTGCCCGATCAGGCTCTCGGCGGTGGCGGCGTCCTTGGCCTCCTTGATCTTCTCCAGCAGGCTGGCGGTGCCGGACTTGGCGATGGTGCCGATCAGCTCCACGAGATCGTCCCGGGTCATGCCGATCCCGTTGTCACGGACGGTCAGTGTGCGGGCGTCCTTGTCGACCTCCAGCGAGATGTGCAGGTCAGTGGTGCCGGTCTCGGCGAGGCTGGAGTCGGTCAGCGATTCCAGTCGCAGCTTGTCCAAGGCGTCGGAGGCGTTCGAGATCAGCTCGCGCAGAAAGATGTCTTTGTTCGAGTAGATCGAGTGAATCACCAGTCGGAGCAACTGGCGGGTCTCGGCCTGGAATTCCAGCGTCTCGACGCTGCTGCTCATGTGGGTCTCTTTCTGTGGGTACGTCATGAACGGATTTGGACTCGGGCCGGGGACGGACCGCTGCCCGTCGTCGGCGTGGTTCGGGGTGGGCCGGAGCGCACCCGTCTGGTGTGATTCTGCGTGGTGGTTGTCAGTCATCGTCAGCGGCTGTCGTCCTGTACCGGTCTTCGAGGGCCTCCAGGGATTGGACGAGGCCGGTGTGGCGGGCATCGAGGTAGGGACGCATGCCGGTCAGGGGCGCAATGAGCTCGGCGGCGTCGGTGGCGCCGAGAGCGGCATGCAGGGCGGCCTGGGCTGAGCGCGCTTCGGGCGCGAGGCGGGCGAGCGCGGTGATCTGTCCGGCGAGGCGGCGCAATTCGGCGGCGTTGGCGCGCGCCCAGCTGACGGTGGCGCGTTCGGCGGCCCTGGCCTGGCGGGTGGCCGTCACGCGCTGCTCGCCGGTGGCGCCGACGGCGCCGGGGCGGCCGCGCAGGTAGCGGCGCTCGGCGGCCTGGCGGCTGGCGACGCCGAGGGGCGGGGCGAGGTCGGCCCAGCTGGCGCCCGCGTCGCGGGCGGTCTCGATCAGCCCGGTCTCCCACCCGGCGAGCTGCTCGCGCACCTGCCGCAGCAGCATCAGGGAGGCCAGCGCCTGCTCGGAGCCGGGACCAGCGGCGTCGGGGGTCTCGTGCTGGGCTTCGCGCAGCGCGTCGTCTATGGCGGCCAGGGCCGCCGCGGCGGCGAGGAAGGACGCCGGGCTGTGGGCGTCGGTACGGGTCGTGGACGGCTGGTCGGCTGCTGTCACGGGCACCTCCCCCAGAGGGTCATCAGGTCGATGACATCATGCTTGTCATCCATTAGATGACATGTTACAACGGTGCCAGTGAGGCGCATTGGCGGTAACTGCCTGAACCTGTTGGAGGTGTTTTCACGATGTTGATGCGCACTGACCCCTTCCGTGAGATGGACCGGCTGACGCAGCAACTGCTGAGCCCGGGGACCTGGTCGAGGCCGTCGGCGATGCCGATGGACGCCTACCGCGAGGGCGACCAGTACGTGGTGGCCTTCGACCTTCCCGGCGTCCCCGCGGACACGATCGACATCGACGTCGAACGGAACATGCTCACCGTCAAGGCCGAGCGTCGGCCGGTGGCGATGGGCGACGACGTGCAGATGGAACTGTCCGAGCGGCCGCTGGGCGTCTTCTCCCGCCAGATCATGCTCGCCGACACCCTCGACACCGAGCACATCCACGCCGATTACGACGCGGGCGTGCTCACCCTGCGCATTCCGATCGC
Proteins encoded in this window:
- a CDS encoding type III effector protein, whose amino-acid sequence is MTAADQPSTTRTDAHSPASFLAAAAALAAIDDALREAQHETPDAAGPGSEQALASLMLLRQVREQLAGWETGLIETARDAGASWADLAPPLGVASRQAAERRYLRGRPGAVGATGEQRVTATRQARAAERATVSWARANAAELRRLAGQITALARLAPEARSAQAALHAALGATDAAELIAPLTGMRPYLDARHTGLVQSLEALEDRYRTTAADDD
- a CDS encoding Hsp20/alpha crystallin family protein, which gives rise to MLMRTDPFREMDRLTQQLLSPGTWSRPSAMPMDAYREGDQYVVAFDLPGVPADTIDIDVERNMLTVKAERRPVAMGDDVQMELSERPLGVFSRQIMLADTLDTEHIHADYDAGVLTLRIPIAERAKPRKISIGVGSGPKEISG